From the genome of Salvelinus alpinus chromosome 19, SLU_Salpinus.1, whole genome shotgun sequence, one region includes:
- the LOC139544961 gene encoding perforin-1-like: protein MSSSSLLWCLLVVCVLTVVQIYAAEERKVLKVFNLRASDLNSGLFQTPDAYVKVFMGSGYGGKTEVKNNNHDPWWKEDFNFFNAHENNPVRLEVYDSDLLFDDLLGTCERSIKNGTWQHQCFLKKGGTLYYSYTLEPLQ, encoded by the exons atgtcctcctcctctcttctgtggTGCCtgctggtggtgtgtgttctgacTGTGGTCCAGATCTATGCAGCAGAGGAACGTAAGGTCCTCAAGGTGTTCAACCTCAGAGCCAGCGACCTGAACAGCGGCTTGTTCCAGACCCCTGATGCCTACGTCAAG GTGTTTATGGGCTCTGGCTACGGCGGGAAGACAGAGGTAAAGAACAACAACCATGACCCCTGGTGGAAGGAGGACTTCAACTTCTTCAACGCCCATGAGAACAACCCTGTGAGGTTGGAGGTGTACGACAGCGACTTGCTCTTCGACGACCTGCTGGGGACCTGCGAGCGCTCCATCAAGAACGGAACTTGGCAGCATCAATGTTTCCTGAAGAAGGGAGGGACCctgtactactcctacaccctagagcccctacagtag
- the LOC139544962 gene encoding perforin-1-like, with protein MASLSLSLGLLVLCTLALVHCDLDDSHVRVWGLSASNLKGDLLSQPDPYVKVWCGPAFGGMTSILKNQANPTWPGEFNFLDIIHKSVLKLEVWDQDAGPDNRLGTCTTTVYPGTHTETCHLKKGTVYYTYSYKKEQEQ; from the exons atggcctctctctctctgtccctgggaCTGCTGGTGCTGTGCACCCTGGCTCTTGTACACTGTGACCTGGATGACAGCCACGTCAGGGTGTGGGGCCTTAGTGCCTCCAACCTGAAAGGAGACCTCCTCTCCCAGCCAGACCCCTACGTCAAG GTGTGGTGCGGCCCAGCCTTCGGTGGCATGACCAGCATTCTGAAGAACCAGGCCAACCCCACCTGGCCCGGTGAATTCAACTTCCTAGACATCATCCACAAGTCTGTCCTGAAGCTGGAG GTGTGGGATCAGGACGCCGGACCAGACAACCGCCTCGGAACCTGCACCACCACTGTCTACCCAGGAACACACACTGAGACCTGCCACCTGAAGAAAGGCACCGTCTACTACACATACAGCTACAAGAAGGAACAGGAGCAATAG
- the LOC139544963 gene encoding perforin-1-like → MASLSLSRGLLVLCTLALVHCDLYDGHVRVWGLSASNLKGDLLSQPDPYVKVWCGPAFGGMSSILNNQANPTWPGEFNFVDIIHKSVLKLEVWDDDAGPDHRLGTCTTTIRRGTHTETCQLKKGTVYYTYSYDYSH, encoded by the exons atggcctctctctctctgtcccgggGACTGCTGGTGCTATGCACCCTGGCTCTTGTACACTGTGACCTGTATGACGGCCATGTCAGGGTGTGGGGCCTTAGTGCCTCCAACCTGAAAGGAGACCTCCTCTCCCAGCCAGACCCCTACGTCAAG GTGTGGTGCGGCCCAGCCTTCGGTGGCATGAGCAGCATTCTGAATAACCAGGCCAACCCCACCTGGCCCGGCGAATTCAACTTCGTAGACATCATCCACAAGTCTGTCCTGAAGCTGGAG gtgtGGGATGATGACGCCGGACCAGATCACCGCCTGGGAACCTGCACCACCACCATCCGCCGAGGAACACACACTGAGACCTGCCAGCTGAAGAAAGGCACCGTCTACTACACCTACAGCTACGACTacagtcactag